A window from Triticum aestivum cultivar Chinese Spring chromosome 6D, IWGSC CS RefSeq v2.1, whole genome shotgun sequence encodes these proteins:
- the LOC123146221 gene encoding T-complex protein 1 subunit zeta 1 — MSIRMLNQNAEVMNKSAALAMNIGAAKGLQDVLKTNLGPKGTIKMLVGGAGDIKLTKDGNTLLKEMQIQNPTAIMIARTAVAQDDTSGDGTTSTVLFIGELMKMSERCIEEGTHPRFLVDGFEVAKKATLEFLETFKTPVVIGDQPDREILKMVARTTLRTKLYEGLADQLTNIVVNAVLCIRQSDQPIDLFMVEIMHMRHKFDVDTRLIEGLVLDHGSRHPDMKRRAENCYILTANVSLEYEKSEINAGFFYSNAEQREKMVTAERRQVDERVQKIIELKNKVCAGTDKNFVVINQKGIDPPSLDLLARAGIIALRRAKRRNMERLVLACGGEAINSVEGMTEDCLGWAGLVYEHVLGEEKYTFVENVKNPHSCTILIKGPNDHTIAQIKDAVRDGLRSVKNTVEDEAVVLGAGAFEMAARKHLIDNVKKTVKGRAQLGVGAFADALLVIPKTLAENSGLDTQDVIVSLENEHDRGLVVGLNHNTGEPVDPEMEGIYDNYSVKRQIVNSGPIIASQLLLVDEVIRAGRNMRKPT, encoded by the exons atgtcgatcCGCATGCTGAACCAGAACGCGGAGGTGATGAACAAGTCGGCGGCCCTGGCCATGAACATCGGCGCCGCCAAGGGCCTCCAGGACGTCCTCAAGACCAACCTCGGCCCCAAGGGCACCATCAAGAT GCTCGTGGGTGGAGCTGGCGACATCAAGCTGACCAAGGACGGGAACACCCTCTTGAAAGAAATG CAAATCCAGAACCCGACAGCAATCATGATTGCGAGAACGGCGGTGGCGCAGGACGACACGAGCGGCGATGGCACCACGTCCACGGTGCTTTTCATCGGGGAGCTTATGAAGATGTCTGAGCGATGCATCGAAGAAG GTACTCATCCACGGTTTTTGGTTGATGGCTTTGAGGTTGCCAAGAAAGCAACTCTTGAATTTCTCGAGACATTCAAGACACCAGTTGTTATCGGTGATCAACCCGACAGGGAGATCTTGAAAATGGTAGCAAGAACAACTCTTAGGACAAAG CTGTATGAAGGATTGGCTGATCAGTTGACCAATATTGTTGTGAATGCG GTCCTATGCATCCGCCAAAGTGATCAACCAATTGATCTTTTTATGGTGGAAATAATGCATATGCGCCACAAATTCGATGTCGACACACGTCTG ATTGAGGGTCTGGTCCTTGACCATGGTTCTCGGCACCCTGACATGAAGCGCAGAGCAGAGAATTGTTACATCCTGACAGCTAATGTATCACTGGAATACGAGAAAAG TGAAATCAATGCAGGATTCTTCTACTCAAACGCAGAACAAAGAGAAAAGATGGTTACTGCAGAGAGGCGTCAAGTTGATGAACGTGTCCAGAAGATCATTGAATTGAAAAATAAG GTTTGCGCAGGAACTGACAAGAATTTTGTGGTGATCAACCAAAAGGGCATCGATCCTCCGTCCCTTGATCTCCTAGCTAGAGCTGGG ATTATTGCTCTCCGAAGAGCAAAGCGGAGGAACATGGAGAGACTTGTGCTAGCATGTGGCGGCGAAGCCATCAATTCAGTTGAAGGCATGACTGAAGACTGTCTTGGCTGGGCTGGGCTTGTCTATGAGCATGTTCTTGGAGAAGAAAAATACACGTTCGTGGAGAATGTTAAGAACCCTCACTCCTGTACTATTTTGATCAAAG GACCTAATGATCACACCATTGCACAAATTAAGGATGCCGTACGAGATGGTCTAAGATCTGTGAAGAACACAGTTGAGGATGAAGCTGTTGTGCTG GGCGCTGGAGCGTTCGAGATGGCTGCAAGGAAGCATCTCATTGACAATGTGAAGAAAACCGTTAAAGGA CGAGCCCAACTTGGGGTGGGGGCATTTGCTGATGCTCTGCTCGTTATCCCCAAGACGCTAGCGGAGAATTCGGGCTTAGATACCCAAGACGTTATTGTCTCTCTTGAG AATGAGCACGACCGTGGGCTGGTGGTGGGGCTGAACCATAACACTGGCGAGCCGGTCGACCCTGAGATGGAAGGTATCTATGACAACTACTCGGTGAAGCGCCAGATCGTCAACTCGGG GCCCATCATCGCGTCGCAGCTGTTGCTAGTGGATGAGGTGATCAGGGCGGGGCGCAACATGAGGAAACCAACCTAA